One region of Olleya sp. Hel_I_94 genomic DNA includes:
- a CDS encoding peroxiredoxin family protein, producing MRQLLVILVLFSMLSCQNNDTEFLTFGTYRGELKVNDTINLPFIFNVKDANALEIYNADEVITVDEIEYKNDSVYIKLPVFEGLLIAKIKDQTLNGRFVVEEKGRQQAFTASKNESRFDNNAKAETNITGEWETVFSPNTEADKYVAKGVFKQNDNIVTGTFMTETGDYRYLEGIVDGNQLQLSTFDGAHAFLFTGTVTDSTINGQFYSGNHWKEPFTAKRNDNYQLASANNLTFLKEGYDTLAFSFPDTDGKQVSLKDDRFKNKVVVVQIMGTWCPNCLDESKFYTQYYNANKDKDIQFVALAFEYAKTEAKAFSFINRLKDRLDINYPILLAQTGSTSKTAANDKLPMLNHVLSYPTSIFIDKTGKVRKIHTGFNGPATGDKYTDFKTEFNAFMDMLLNE from the coding sequence ATGCGTCAACTTTTAGTTATCCTAGTACTTTTTAGTATGTTATCTTGTCAAAATAATGATACCGAGTTTTTAACTTTTGGTACATATCGAGGCGAATTAAAAGTAAATGACACTATAAACCTTCCGTTTATCTTTAACGTAAAAGATGCTAATGCCTTAGAAATTTACAATGCGGATGAGGTTATTACTGTGGATGAGATTGAATATAAAAATGATTCGGTTTACATTAAATTGCCAGTGTTTGAAGGCTTATTAATTGCAAAAATTAAAGATCAAACCCTAAATGGTCGCTTTGTTGTTGAAGAAAAAGGACGTCAACAAGCTTTTACAGCGTCAAAAAATGAAAGTAGATTTGATAATAACGCTAAAGCGGAAACTAATATTACTGGAGAATGGGAAACTGTTTTTAGTCCAAATACCGAAGCTGATAAGTACGTCGCTAAAGGGGTTTTTAAACAAAACGATAATATTGTAACAGGTACTTTTATGACCGAAACTGGAGATTATCGTTATCTAGAAGGGATTGTTGATGGTAATCAATTACAATTATCAACTTTTGATGGTGCACATGCCTTTTTGTTTACCGGAACCGTTACAGATAGTACAATTAATGGACAGTTTTACTCTGGTAATCACTGGAAAGAGCCATTTACAGCTAAACGTAATGATAACTACCAATTAGCTAGCGCTAATAATTTGACTTTTTTAAAAGAAGGGTATGATACTCTAGCATTTAGCTTTCCGGATACAGATGGTAAACAAGTGTCTTTAAAAGATGATCGCTTTAAAAACAAAGTTGTAGTTGTACAGATTATGGGTACATGGTGTCCAAATTGTTTAGACGAAAGTAAATTTTATACACAATATTATAATGCAAATAAAGATAAAGACATTCAGTTTGTCGCGTTAGCGTTTGAATATGCTAAAACCGAAGCCAAAGCCTTTAGTTTTATAAACCGCTTAAAGGATAGGCTAGATATTAACTATCCAATATTATTAGCGCAAACCGGATCAACTAGTAAAACTGCTGCTAACGATAAACTCCCTATGTTAAACCACGTATTAAGTTATCCAACGTCTATATTTATAGATAAAACTGGTAAAGTACGTAAAATACATACAGGTTTTAATGGTCCAGCAACAGGAGACAAATACACGGACTTTAAAACTGAGTTTAACGCCTTTATGGATATGTTGTTAAACGAATAA
- a CDS encoding DUF2007 domain-containing protein yields the protein MTDYIKIFEGNFIIVQLIKTRLEDIGINPIIKDENESGRLGGFVHDIPRVPEVFVHESELSKALSIVEAVKAETKA from the coding sequence ATGACAGACTATATAAAAATTTTTGAAGGTAACTTTATAATCGTACAATTAATAAAAACCAGATTAGAAGATATTGGAATAAATCCCATTATTAAAGACGAAAATGAATCTGGTCGACTAGGTGGTTTTGTACACGATATACCACGAGTGCCTGAAGTATTTGTTCACGAATCTGAACTTAGTAAAGCACTATCAATTGTTGAAGCTGTAAAAGCAGAAACTAAAGCATAA
- a CDS encoding fasciclin domain-containing protein → MKTVKLSKIVLGLSVMLVANLGLAQDKKMMKEDTKMVGGAEMYPSKNIVENAVNSKDHTTLVAAVKAAELVDVLQSEGPFTVFAPTNAAFDKLPMGTVDTLLKPENKEQLQTVLKYHVVVGKWNAKEILNLIEKGDGKAVINTVSGGTLTAWKKGKDVYVTDENGNSAKVTIADVNQSNGVIHVVDSVLLPKA, encoded by the coding sequence ATGAAAACAGTAAAATTATCAAAAATCGTATTAGGACTTAGTGTAATGCTTGTAGCAAATTTAGGTTTAGCTCAAGACAAAAAAATGATGAAAGAAGACACTAAAATGGTTGGTGGAGCAGAGATGTATCCATCAAAAAATATTGTAGAGAATGCAGTAAACTCAAAAGATCACACAACGTTAGTTGCAGCAGTTAAAGCAGCAGAATTAGTTGATGTTTTACAAAGCGAAGGACCTTTTACGGTCTTTGCACCAACAAACGCAGCTTTTGATAAGTTACCAATGGGAACAGTAGATACCTTATTAAAACCAGAAAATAAAGAGCAATTACAAACAGTATTAAAATATCACGTTGTTGTTGGAAAGTGGAACGCTAAAGAAATTTTAAACTTAATTGAAAAAGGAGATGGTAAAGCGGTTATTAACACTGTGTCTGGAGGAACTTTAACTGCATGGAAAAAAGGAAAAGATGTTTATGTAACAGATGAAAACGGAAACTCTGCTAAAGTTACTATTGCAGATGTAAATCAATCAAACGGAGTAATACACGTTGTTGATTCGGTTTTATTACCAAAAGCATAA
- the pheT gene encoding phenylalanine--tRNA ligase subunit beta, protein MKISYNWIKQFIKIDWTPEQTSELLTDLGLEVEGLDLYQSVKGGLDGVVVGEVLTCVQHSNADKLKVTTVNIGQDQPVQIVCGAPNVAAGQKVPVATIGTTLYTEEGEAWTIKKGKIRGEESHGMICAEDELGLGKSHDGILVLPEDTVVGTPCADLFEVENDQVFEIGLTPNRADAMSHFGTARDLKAGLQQKGINVELITPSVSAYHVDSRTLKIDVDVLNKELAPRYCGVTISGLKVETSPEWLQNRLKAIGLSPINNVVDITNYVLHDLGQPLHAFDASKITGNKVEVKTLPTGTKFTTLDGVERELHEDDLMICNAEKPMCIAGVFGGIDSGVTEHTTNIFLESAYFNPVSVRKTAKRHGLNTDASFRFERGIDPKITEYALKRAALLIQEIAGGEITSDIADIYPNKIEDFQVRLSFDKVTKLIGQEIPTETIKSILTSLDIKINSVTETGLGLTIPAFRNDVTREADVIEEILRVYGYNNIETSSKLNASISNASRFEDYKLQNLVGNQLAAQGWFEIMANSLTSANYLKLTEQLKAEHNVEMLNPLSQDLGVMRQTLLFSGLEALSHNINRRQTNLKFFEFGKTYHDYNGTREEYKHLSLLVTGFKTEENWSNAPQVKTNFFYLKGTIASVLERLGITRYQESATTNDVFSEGLQFSIGRDTLVNFGVLKSKIAKHFDITQDIFYADFNWDTIIEVAKRNKIKFTAIPKYPEVRRDFALLLDQNVTFDSLQAIAKKTEKQLLKKVNLFDVYQGKNLPEGKKSYAVSFTFMDERQTLTDKVVDKIMNKLQNNFEKQLGAELR, encoded by the coding sequence ATGAAGATTTCTTACAACTGGATTAAACAATTTATAAAAATTGATTGGACTCCAGAACAAACTAGCGAATTACTTACAGATTTAGGTTTAGAAGTTGAAGGCTTAGACCTATACCAAAGCGTTAAAGGAGGTTTAGATGGTGTTGTTGTTGGCGAGGTTTTAACTTGCGTACAACATAGCAATGCAGACAAACTAAAAGTAACTACTGTTAATATTGGGCAAGATCAACCTGTGCAAATTGTATGTGGTGCTCCTAACGTAGCTGCTGGACAAAAAGTACCTGTTGCAACTATAGGAACTACTTTATATACTGAAGAAGGTGAAGCCTGGACTATCAAAAAAGGTAAAATTAGAGGAGAGGAAAGTCACGGAATGATTTGTGCAGAAGACGAGTTAGGCTTAGGGAAATCTCATGACGGAATTTTAGTTTTACCAGAAGACACTGTTGTTGGTACACCTTGTGCTGATTTGTTTGAAGTAGAAAATGATCAAGTTTTTGAAATTGGATTAACACCTAATCGTGCAGATGCAATGAGCCACTTTGGAACTGCTCGCGATTTAAAAGCTGGATTACAACAAAAAGGAATAAATGTCGAATTAATTACTCCTAGCGTTAGTGCATATCATGTAGATAGCAGAACACTTAAAATTGATGTTGACGTATTAAATAAAGAATTAGCACCAAGATATTGTGGTGTTACCATATCTGGTCTTAAGGTAGAAACCTCTCCAGAGTGGTTACAAAACAGATTAAAAGCTATTGGTTTGTCACCAATTAATAATGTAGTAGATATTACAAACTACGTATTGCACGATTTAGGTCAACCATTACACGCTTTTGATGCTAGTAAAATTACCGGAAATAAAGTTGAAGTTAAAACATTACCAACAGGCACCAAATTTACCACTTTAGATGGCGTAGAGCGTGAATTACATGAAGATGATTTAATGATTTGTAATGCCGAAAAACCTATGTGTATCGCAGGAGTTTTTGGAGGTATAGATAGTGGTGTTACAGAGCATACAACAAACATCTTTTTAGAAAGTGCTTACTTTAACCCTGTAAGTGTGCGTAAAACTGCAAAACGTCATGGATTAAACACAGATGCATCTTTTAGGTTTGAACGTGGTATTGATCCAAAAATAACAGAATACGCTTTAAAACGTGCTGCATTACTAATCCAAGAGATTGCTGGAGGAGAAATTACTAGTGATATAGCAGATATTTATCCTAATAAAATTGAAGACTTTCAGGTTAGATTAAGTTTTGATAAAGTAACTAAACTTATTGGTCAAGAAATACCTACCGAAACTATAAAATCAATCTTAACCTCTTTAGATATTAAAATTAATAGTGTAACAGAAACTGGATTAGGTCTAACTATACCTGCTTTTAGAAACGATGTTACACGTGAAGCTGACGTTATAGAAGAGATTTTAAGAGTCTATGGTTATAATAATATTGAGACTAGCTCTAAACTAAATGCCTCAATATCTAATGCTTCAAGGTTTGAAGACTATAAACTACAAAACCTTGTTGGTAATCAATTAGCAGCTCAAGGCTGGTTTGAGATTATGGCAAACTCTTTAACAAGTGCAAACTATTTAAAACTAACAGAACAGTTAAAAGCAGAGCATAATGTAGAGATGCTAAACCCTTTAAGTCAAGATTTAGGAGTTATGCGTCAAACCTTACTTTTTTCTGGATTAGAAGCTTTAAGTCACAACATTAATAGACGTCAAACTAATTTAAAGTTTTTTGAATTTGGTAAAACCTATCACGACTATAATGGCACACGCGAAGAATATAAACACTTATCATTACTTGTTACAGGATTTAAAACCGAAGAAAACTGGTCAAATGCGCCACAAGTAAAAACCAATTTCTTTTACCTTAAAGGAACTATTGCCAGTGTTTTAGAGCGTCTAGGAATTACACGCTACCAAGAAAGCGCTACGACAAACGATGTGTTTTCCGAAGGTTTGCAGTTTAGCATAGGACGTGATACCTTAGTAAACTTTGGTGTATTAAAATCTAAAATAGCTAAGCATTTTGATATAACTCAAGATATATTTTATGCCGATTTTAATTGGGATACTATTATAGAGGTTGCTAAACGTAACAAAATTAAGTTTACAGCAATACCTAAGTACCCAGAAGTAAGACGTGATTTTGCATTACTGTTAGATCAAAACGTAACCTTTGATAGTCTGCAAGCAATCGCTAAAAAAACAGAAAAACAATTACTTAAAAAAGTAAATTTATTTGATGTTTACCAAGGTAAAAACTTACCAGAAGGCAAAAAAAGTTATGCTGTTAGCTTTACATTTATGGACGAGAGACAAACGCTTACAGATAAAGTAGTTGATAAAATCATGAACAAGCTACAAAACAATTTTGAAAAACAACTTGGTGCAGAGTTAAGGTAA
- a CDS encoding YeiH family protein, which translates to MKNVISKIVYFTLITLCLLGFINSPLALILGFLFAIIFKNPIKQYSHKFIHYLLKLSVIGLGFGMYLFETLETSKTSFNLTFYTITLTIVLGLILTKVLKIDLKLGHLITSGTAICGGSAIAAIAPIIKAKSNTISLALGIVFLLNAVALFVFPTIGHFLNLTQEQFGLWCAVAIHDTSSVVGAALNYGEEALRIATTVKLSRTLWIIPLSFFSMLFFKTNQGKLKIPYFIILFILAITINSYQILPPYITTFIVSLSKRLLLVTLFIVGSTISIKELKATGLKPITLAVVLWVFISLFSLWYILK; encoded by the coding sequence ATGAAAAATGTAATATCCAAAATAGTTTACTTTACATTAATAACTTTGTGTCTACTAGGATTTATAAACAGTCCATTAGCGTTGATATTAGGTTTTTTATTTGCTATTATATTTAAGAATCCTATTAAGCAATATAGCCATAAATTTATACACTATCTTTTAAAACTATCTGTTATAGGATTAGGTTTTGGCATGTATCTATTTGAAACATTAGAGACTAGTAAAACCAGCTTTAACTTGACATTTTACACCATTACACTAACGATAGTTTTAGGTTTAATATTAACAAAAGTTTTAAAAATAGATTTAAAACTTGGTCACCTTATTACTTCTGGAACAGCCATTTGTGGAGGTAGTGCTATTGCTGCAATTGCACCAATTATAAAAGCAAAAAGCAATACGATTAGTCTTGCTTTAGGCATTGTGTTTTTACTAAACGCTGTGGCTTTGTTTGTGTTTCCAACGATAGGACATTTTTTAAACTTGACACAAGAACAATTTGGGTTATGGTGTGCTGTTGCTATACACGATACAAGCTCTGTAGTTGGAGCTGCTTTAAATTATGGAGAGGAAGCCTTAAGAATCGCTACTACAGTAAAACTATCTAGAACGCTTTGGATTATTCCGTTGTCCTTTTTTTCGATGTTATTTTTTAAAACCAATCAAGGAAAACTAAAAATCCCTTACTTTATTATTTTATTTATACTTGCTATAACTATAAATAGCTATCAAATACTACCACCTTACATTACCACTTTTATTGTGTCACTATCAAAACGTCTTTTACTTGTTACACTATTTATTGTAGGTTCAACAATTTCTATTAAAGAGCTTAAAGCTACTGGTTTAAAACCTATCACACTAGCAGTTGTTTTATGGGTATTTATTTCGCTGTTTTCTTTATGGTATATTTTAAAATAG
- a CDS encoding LysR family transcriptional regulator: protein MKTKLHIFKIVAKHLSFTKAAEQLYLSQPAISKAIKNLEQDYKTTLFIRKRNSIELTAEGKSFLIYTNKILTIYSEMDERFLLKKENIPDFIHFGVSTTISNYIIPKTIAKFRAQYPETKFNIISNNSETIENLILNEDIDFGITEGSSANPKLHFEKFIKDEIVLVTNAKNYSFPKGSIDINTLQDLPMIERETGSGTKEIIDAFLSKNNISKLNSVVSFNSTEAIKSYLLNSDHYALLSIHSITDDLKNNKLRIIDIKDLDIQRWFYFVKRTGYLSHTFDYFKKIIRFNYN, encoded by the coding sequence ATGAAAACTAAACTACATATATTTAAAATCGTTGCTAAACACTTAAGTTTTACTAAGGCTGCAGAGCAACTATATTTATCCCAACCTGCAATTTCAAAAGCCATAAAAAACTTAGAGCAAGACTATAAAACCACTCTATTTATTAGAAAAAGAAATTCGATTGAACTTACTGCTGAAGGTAAATCCTTTTTAATTTACACTAATAAAATATTGACTATTTATTCCGAAATGGATGAACGGTTTCTTCTTAAAAAAGAAAACATTCCAGATTTTATCCATTTTGGAGTTAGCACCACAATTTCTAATTACATTATACCTAAAACAATAGCTAAATTTAGGGCACAATACCCAGAAACCAAATTTAATATCATCAGTAATAATTCTGAAACCATAGAAAATTTGATTCTAAATGAAGATATCGACTTTGGAATCACCGAAGGAAGTAGCGCTAATCCCAAATTACATTTTGAAAAGTTTATAAAAGATGAAATTGTACTAGTTACAAATGCTAAAAACTACAGTTTCCCGAAAGGTAGTATTGATATAAACACGTTACAAGACTTACCTATGATTGAGCGTGAAACTGGATCAGGAACAAAAGAAATTATCGATGCTTTTTTATCAAAAAATAATATTAGCAAGCTAAATAGCGTCGTATCTTTTAATAGCACTGAAGCTATTAAAAGTTATTTATTAAACTCTGATCATTACGCCTTATTATCGATACACTCCATTACAGACGATTTAAAAAATAATAAGCTTAGAATTATAGATATTAAAGATTTGGATATTCAACGCTGGTTTTACTTTGTAAAAAGGACAGGATACCTATCTCACACTTTTGATTACTTTAAAAAAATAATACGTTTTAATTATAACTAA
- a CDS encoding ABC-F family ATP-binding cassette domain-containing protein, whose amino-acid sequence MLSVSNLSVQFGKRVLFDEVSTTFNNGNCYGIIGANGAGKSTFLKIISGQMEPTSGQVHLEAGKRMSVLTQDHNKHDEDTVLETILKGNKALYKIKTEIDALYADYTDENAERIGELQVQFEEMNGWNADSDAAAMLSNLGIKEEFHYTLMGDLDGKQKVRVLLAQALFGNPDVLIMDEPTNDLDYETIAWLENFLANYDNCVIVVSHDRHFLDAVCTHISDIDFGKINHFSGNYTFWYESSQLAARQHAQQNKKAEEKKKELEDFIRRFSANVAKSKQATSRKKMIDKLNIDEIRRTSRRYPAIIFDRDREAGDQILNVEGLAASIDDEVLFKNVDLNLQKGDKVVVFSRDSRATTAFYEILNNNLKADAGKFDWGVTTTQSYLPLDNSKFFESTDMTLVDWLRQWAQTEEEREEVHIRGFLGKMIFSGEEALKKCNVLSGGEKVRCMLSRMMMTRANVLQLDEPTNHLDLESITAFNNSLKNFKGTVLFTTHDHEFAQTVANRVVELTPNGVIDRYSTFDDYMQDKKIKELRDQMYT is encoded by the coding sequence AAATTATTTCTGGACAGATGGAGCCGACTTCGGGTCAGGTACATTTAGAAGCAGGAAAACGCATGTCGGTTTTAACACAAGACCACAATAAACATGACGAAGACACTGTTTTAGAAACAATATTAAAAGGTAATAAAGCCCTTTATAAAATAAAGACAGAAATTGACGCTTTGTATGCAGACTATACAGATGAAAACGCTGAGAGAATAGGAGAGCTGCAAGTGCAATTTGAAGAAATGAATGGTTGGAATGCAGATAGTGATGCTGCAGCTATGCTATCTAATCTAGGTATAAAAGAAGAGTTTCATTACACATTAATGGGTGATTTGGACGGAAAACAAAAAGTACGTGTGTTATTAGCGCAAGCACTTTTTGGAAATCCTGATGTACTTATTATGGATGAGCCTACCAATGATTTAGATTACGAAACCATTGCTTGGCTAGAAAACTTTTTAGCTAATTATGATAACTGTGTTATTGTAGTCTCTCACGATAGACACTTTTTAGATGCGGTTTGTACACATATTAGTGATATTGACTTTGGAAAAATTAATCATTTTTCTGGTAACTATACCTTCTGGTATGAGTCCTCTCAATTAGCAGCAAGACAACATGCACAGCAAAACAAAAAAGCTGAAGAGAAGAAAAAAGAATTAGAAGATTTTATCCGTCGTTTTTCTGCCAACGTAGCAAAAAGTAAGCAAGCTACAAGTAGAAAAAAAATGATTGATAAACTTAATATAGATGAAATTAGAAGAACCAGTCGTCGTTATCCTGCCATAATTTTTGACAGAGATAGAGAAGCTGGTGATCAAATTTTAAATGTCGAAGGTTTAGCAGCATCAATTGATGATGAAGTGTTATTTAAAAATGTAGATTTAAATCTACAAAAAGGAGATAAAGTAGTCGTGTTTTCTAGAGATTCTAGAGCAACTACTGCGTTTTACGAAATTTTAAATAACAATCTAAAAGCAGATGCAGGTAAATTTGATTGGGGAGTTACAACAACACAATCATACCTTCCATTGGATAATAGTAAGTTTTTTGAAAGTACAGACATGACTTTAGTCGATTGGCTAAGACAATGGGCTCAAACAGAAGAAGAACGTGAAGAGGTACATATTAGAGGGTTTTTAGGAAAAATGATTTTTAGTGGAGAAGAAGCCTTAAAAAAATGTAATGTACTGTCTGGAGGAGAAAAAGTACGTTGTATGTTATCTAGAATGATGATGACTAGAGCTAACGTATTACAATTAGACGAGCCAACAAACCACTTGGATTTAGAGAGTATTACAGCGTTTAATAATTCGCTTAAAAACTTTAAAGGGACTGTTTTATTTACAACTCATGACCACGAGTTTGCACAAACAGTAGCTAATAGAGTAGTAGAGTTAACACCAAACGGAGTAATTGATAGATATTCTACGTTTGATGATTATATGCAAGACAAAAAAATAAAAGAACTAAGAGACCAAATGTACACTTAG
- a CDS encoding tRNA-(ms[2]io[6]A)-hydroxylase produces the protein MLHLKLETDPRWVTIAESNLEEILTDHAWCEQKAATNAITIITHNSEKVDLVTELLELAKEELEHFQMVHEIIKKRGYTLGRERKDHYVNELYKFMNKGGSRLQSMVDRLLFSAMIEARSCERFKLLSERINDEELSKFYYDLMVSEAGHYTTFITFARKYGQDIDVDKRWKELVEFEGELIKSYGKSESIHG, from the coding sequence ATGCTACACCTAAAACTAGAAACCGATCCACGTTGGGTTACCATTGCAGAATCTAATTTAGAAGAAATACTTACAGACCACGCTTGGTGTGAGCAAAAAGCAGCCACTAACGCGATTACTATTATTACCCATAACTCAGAAAAAGTAGACTTAGTAACAGAACTTTTAGAATTAGCTAAAGAAGAATTGGAACATTTCCAGATGGTACATGAAATTATTAAAAAACGAGGTTATACTTTAGGTCGTGAGCGCAAAGACCATTATGTAAATGAGCTTTATAAATTTATGAATAAAGGCGGAAGCAGACTGCAGTCTATGGTTGACCGCTTACTGTTTTCTGCAATGATTGAAGCGCGTAGTTGCGAGCGTTTTAAACTATTATCAGAACGCATAAACGACGAAGAATTATCTAAGTTTTACTATGACTTGATGGTCAGCGAAGCAGGACATTACACGACATTTATCACTTTTGCAAGAAAATATGGTCAAGACATTGATGTTGATAAACGCTGGAAAGAATTGGTTGAGTTTGAAGGCGAACTAATTAAAAGCTACGGAAAAAGCGAAAGCATACATGGCTAA
- a CDS encoding flavin monoamine oxidase family protein: MTKQHTDVLIIGAGLTGLTLAFLLKDLNIKTTILEANTRIGGRIITKRNINQAPIDLGATWLVPQQSNVLQLLKTLNIDVFEQFYGSTAIYQPDPNKQPQLVSLPSNDSVSYRIKNGTQTLIETLTNQLKNTSVITETSVISIQLKAENLEVQTNKQTYYSKYVVSTLPPALFNQNISVTPKLPSVITDVLSKTHTWMHNSIRVGFTYKTPFWKHPQSSGTIYANSGPLQEFYDHSNAEQSIYALSGFMSSNLSDVSKEERKQLALEQLQSYYGDQALGYLSYEECVWKDEKHTTTTDNNFLMPQQNNGHPVFKNELLGNKLFIAGAETSPVFSGKMEAAVSSARHVFNSLKAEINSY; encoded by the coding sequence ATGACTAAACAACATACTGACGTCCTTATTATTGGAGCAGGATTAACTGGCTTGACGCTAGCCTTTTTACTTAAGGACCTTAATATTAAAACAACTATTTTAGAAGCTAATACACGTATTGGCGGACGTATTATTACAAAACGCAATATTAATCAGGCACCAATAGATTTAGGCGCAACGTGGCTTGTCCCACAACAATCCAATGTCTTACAATTACTTAAAACACTTAATATTGACGTCTTTGAGCAATTTTACGGATCCACAGCTATTTACCAACCAGATCCAAACAAACAACCGCAACTAGTGTCTTTACCCAGTAATGATTCGGTGAGTTACCGCATCAAAAACGGAACACAAACCTTAATTGAAACGCTTACAAATCAATTAAAAAACACAAGTGTTATTACTGAGACAAGCGTTATTTCAATTCAGCTTAAAGCTGAAAATCTAGAAGTACAAACTAATAAGCAAACCTATTATTCAAAATATGTTGTATCAACCTTACCTCCTGCCTTGTTTAATCAAAACATTAGTGTTACCCCAAAATTACCTAGTGTAATTACGGACGTCTTATCTAAAACACATACTTGGATGCACAACTCTATTAGAGTTGGTTTTACTTACAAAACACCCTTCTGGAAACATCCTCAAAGCAGCGGAACGATTTATGCTAATTCTGGACCTTTACAAGAGTTTTACGACCATTCTAATGCTGAGCAATCAATTTATGCTTTAAGCGGTTTTATGAGCTCTAATTTAAGCGATGTGAGCAAAGAGGAACGCAAACAACTTGCTTTAGAGCAATTACAAAGTTATTATGGCGATCAAGCATTAGGCTATCTAAGTTACGAAGAGTGTGTATGGAAAGACGAAAAACATACAACGACTACTGACAACAACTTTTTAATGCCACAACAAAATAATGGACATCCAGTGTTTAAAAATGAATTATTAGGCAATAAACTTTTTATTGCTGGAGCAGAAACCAGCCCTGTGTTTTCCGGTAAAATGGAAGCTGCTGTTAGTAGTGCAAGACATGTTTTTAATTCGCTTAAAGCGGAAATTAATAGCTATTGA